The Actinomycetota bacterium DNA window TATATATAATTAAAATTTAATATATAATTTTTAACAAACACTGTGCAATATGAAATCGAGCAAAAATATGCTCGGTTTTTTTTATGAAAGGATTGATACCGATGTTGTTAGAAGCAATGAAAGTCATTGGCATAGGAGCCGTTATTGTTGCTGCAGGTTTTATAGGTGGATTTTATTATCGTAAAATACTGATTGACGCCAAAGTTAACTCTGCAGAACAAAATGCAAAAAGAATGGTGGAAGATGCAAGAAAAGAAGCACAGACTTTAAAAAAAGAAGCAGTTGCAGAAGGCAAGGAAGAGATTGCCAATATAAAATTAAGATCCGATGAAGATATTAAAAGACAGAGATTTGAACTTCAGAAACTTGAAAACAGGATTTTATCAAAAGAAGAAACTATCGAAAAGAAAATCTCTTTTATTGAGAAAAGAGAGCAGACAATAATAAACAAAGAAAAAGAGATTGATGAAACAAAAAATTCTCTTGATGAGGTGCTGAAAAAAGAATTGCTTAGGCTTGAAGCAATAGCGGAACTTACAAGGGATGAAGCAAAAGCTATTCTTTTAAAGAAGATGGAGGAAGAAGCAAAATATGAGTCTGTAAAAGAGATTAAAAGGATAGAAGCTCAGACAAAGGAAGAATCAGATAAAATAGCCAGAAAAATAATTGCCCAGGCCATACAGAGATGCTCAGTGGAACATGTAGCTGAAACCACTGTTTCTGTTGTCAATCTTCCAAATGATGAGATGAAAGGCAGAATAATTGGAAGAGAAGGAAGAAATATAAGGGTTTTTGAAAATCTGACCGGCATAAACATAATAGTTGACGATACGCCTGAAGCAGTCATACTCTCGTCTTTCGATCCTGTCAGAAGAGAGATTGCAAGAGTAACCCTTGAAAATCTGATAATCGATGGAAGAATACATCCGGCAAGAATTGAAGAAATGTATGAAAAAGCAAGCAAGCTGATAAATAATGAAATCAAGGTAGAAGGCGAGCAGGCAATTTTTGATACCGGAATATCAGAAATAAACCCGGGACTTATAAAGGTGCTTGGACGACTTAAATACAGAACGAGTTATGGCCAGAATGTCCTCATGCACTCAAAGGAAGTTGCTTTCGTTGCCGGTATTATTGCATCTGAGCTGGGAATAAATGTTAAAAAGGCAAAAAGAGCAGGGCTTTTACATGATATTGGAAAAGCACTTACTCATGATATAGAAGGATCTCATGCGCTAATAGGAGCGGAACTGGCAAAAAGGCTTCATGAGGATGAAGAGATAGTCCATTCCATAGAAGCTCACCATGGTGAAATCGAAACAGAGACCCTTATGGACATAATAGTTCAGGTTGCTGATGCAATTTCAGGCGCAAGACCGGGAGCGCGAAGAGAAACGCTTGAAAGCTATATAAAGAGACTTGAAAGCCTGGAGAAGATAGCCACGGATTTTAAGGGCATTGAAAAAGCTTATGCCATTCAGGCAGGCAGGGAAATAAGGGTAATTGTAAAACCAGAAGAGATAAATGACGATCTTTCTCTAGTTATGGCAAAGGACATTGCAAGAAAGATAGAAAGCGAAATGGAGTATCCTGGTCAGATAAAAGTAACAGTTATAAGAGAAAGTCGTGCAGTAGATTATGCAAAATAATTCAGATATAAAAAATTTTTTATCTGAATTAGGGCTAAAAAATATTGAAAATATTGAACAGGATCTTGGCAGCGGTTATGTAAGGTTAAGGATTTCCGAAGCTGAAAGAAGACAGGCCCTTCAGGATATCAAATGTGTTGAAGATATTGTTGTAGAGCTTCTGAGGAACAGCAGAGATGCTGAATCTTCAAATATCTATATAGCAACAAAAAAATCGGGAGATTCAGAAAGAATAATATATTTTATTGATGACGGCAGGGGAATCCCTTCCGATCTGAAAGATCTGATATTTGAAGCAAGAGTAACATCCAAACTTGAAAATGCCCGTAAAGATATTTATGGATTTCACGGAAGAGGTATGGCTTTATTTTCCATCAAACTGAATGTGGAAGAGATTTATCTTACTTTTTCAAGAACAGGTGCAGGCAGTTCGTTTTTTTTAAGGATAGATCTTTCAAAAATTCCTGAAAAGAAAGACCAGTCTGTTTTTCCGGAAATTGTAGAGCTTGATGGAAATATCAGCATAATTGGAGGTCTGAACAATATTCCTAAAAATCTTGTTGAATTCAAGCTTCAAAATCAGGAAATCAATCTTTATTACGGAGCACCTTCCCAGATAATATTAAGCATGAGAAATAATGCAAAATCCATGGATATGTTTGATTTGCTGCCGAAGTTCAATGATTTTGAAGAAGTTAAAAAATATATAGAAATTAACGAAGACCTTAAACTGGTTCATTATCCCTGCCTTACCAATAATTATAATGTTCTTTCCGGAATATGCAGTGATTTTTTTAAAATGAACATATCAGACAGAAGTATTCAGAGAATCATATATGAGGAATTTGAACCTTTAAATCCGATAAATCTTGAACAACTCGTTCATTTAAACCGGAAGAAAAATAACGGTCCGGAAGAAGTGGGCGAAGAAAGTCCCGGAAAAGAAAAAAATGCTCCAAAAATATATGAAGATCAAAAATTGTCTTCAAGATTTGAAGATGATGAAATTAAGTATATAATGAATGCACTGGTTGAAAAGATTAATACTGAAGGACAAAAACATCTTATCAGAGTCAGGGATAATTTTATAGCAAAAAGAAATAATAATATACAAATAAATATAGAACTTGAAGAAATAAACTAATTGTAAAAATGAAGATACTTAAAGTTTCTGCCAATACAAGACCAAATTCCATTGCAGGAGCAATAGCGGGAATAATAAGAGAAGAAGGAAGAGTGCAGATACAAACCATAGGTGCGGCTGCTTTAAACCAGACAATAAAGGGTATTGCGATTGCAAGAGGATATATTGCGCCTACAGGCAAAGAAGTAATATGCATTCCTTTTTTTAAGGATATTGAAGTAAACAAAGAAACAAAAACAGCTATTGTTCTTACTGTCGAGACCAAACCGATGGAATAACCGCATATTGCCTTGGACTGTTACATCTATTGGAATCATTTGTTATGAGAAAATATTTTATTGAAACTTTTGGCTGCCAGATGAATGAATTTGATTCTGAAAGAATTGAATTTCTGCTTGAGGAAATGGGTTTTGAAAAAGAAAATGACACAGGCAGGGCAGATCTTATTATAGTCAATACATGTGCCGTAAGAGAAAAAGCAAAGAACAAACTTTATGGCCATCTTGGCAGGTATAAGGAATTCAAAACGAAAAATCCGGATCTGCTGATATGTGTCGGGGGCTGCACTGCCCAGAACCTCAAGATGCAGATACTGGATGATTTTCCTTTTGTTGATATAGTTTTCGGTACGCATAATATCTCCGGTCTGCCGTCGATGATTGGAAAAAGGTTAAAAGACGGTGAAAAGATATGCGCAACACCTGATGAAGGATTTGATTATGATCTTAAAAAATTCAAAAGAACTTATAGCTTTAAGTCTTATCTTCCCGTTTCTGTAGGATGTAATAATTTTTGCTCATACTGCATTGTGCCTTTTGTAAGAGGCAGGGAAATATCCATAAATCCGGAACTGATTCTGGAAAATATAGAAAAACTGACCGGAAAAGGTGTTGTGGAAATAACGCTTGTAGGTCAGAATGTTAATTCTTATGGCAAAGATCTTGAAAACCCGGTTTCTTTTTCAGAACTATTAAAAAAAATTTCTGCAGTTAAAGGGCTGAAAAGAATAAGATTTATGACAAGTCATCCCAAAGATTTTTCAGATGAGCTGATAGACACTATCGCCGGCAGGGATAATATAATGCCTCATATACATTTACCGCTTCAGTCTGGTTCAGACAGGATATTGAAACTGATGAACAGGGATTACACGGGAAATGACTTTCTAGGGCTTACGGAAGAGATCAGAAAAAGAATTTGTAACTGCGCAATCACCA harbors:
- the rny gene encoding ribonuclease Y, which codes for MKGLIPMLLEAMKVIGIGAVIVAAGFIGGFYYRKILIDAKVNSAEQNAKRMVEDARKEAQTLKKEAVAEGKEEIANIKLRSDEDIKRQRFELQKLENRILSKEETIEKKISFIEKREQTIINKEKEIDETKNSLDEVLKKELLRLEAIAELTRDEAKAILLKKMEEEAKYESVKEIKRIEAQTKEESDKIARKIIAQAIQRCSVEHVAETTVSVVNLPNDEMKGRIIGREGRNIRVFENLTGINIIVDDTPEAVILSSFDPVRREIARVTLENLIIDGRIHPARIEEMYEKASKLINNEIKVEGEQAIFDTGISEINPGLIKVLGRLKYRTSYGQNVLMHSKEVAFVAGIIASELGINVKKAKRAGLLHDIGKALTHDIEGSHALIGAELAKRLHEDEEIVHSIEAHHGEIETETLMDIIVQVADAISGARPGARRETLESYIKRLESLEKIATDFKGIEKAYAIQAGREIRVIVKPEEINDDLSLVMAKDIARKIESEMEYPGQIKVTVIRESRAVDYAK
- a CDS encoding ATP-binding protein; the encoded protein is MQNNSDIKNFLSELGLKNIENIEQDLGSGYVRLRISEAERRQALQDIKCVEDIVVELLRNSRDAESSNIYIATKKSGDSERIIYFIDDGRGIPSDLKDLIFEARVTSKLENARKDIYGFHGRGMALFSIKLNVEEIYLTFSRTGAGSSFFLRIDLSKIPEKKDQSVFPEIVELDGNISIIGGLNNIPKNLVEFKLQNQEINLYYGAPSQIILSMRNNAKSMDMFDLLPKFNDFEEVKKYIEINEDLKLVHYPCLTNNYNVLSGICSDFFKMNISDRSIQRIIYEEFEPLNPINLEQLVHLNRKKNNGPEEVGEESPGKEKNAPKIYEDQKLSSRFEDDEIKYIMNALVEKINTEGQKHLIRVRDNFIAKRNNNIQINIELEEIN
- a CDS encoding stage V sporulation protein S yields the protein MKILKVSANTRPNSIAGAIAGIIREEGRVQIQTIGAAALNQTIKGIAIARGYIAPTGKEVICIPFFKDIEVNKETKTAIVLTVETKPME
- the miaB gene encoding tRNA (N6-isopentenyl adenosine(37)-C2)-methylthiotransferase MiaB, with the protein product MRKYFIETFGCQMNEFDSERIEFLLEEMGFEKENDTGRADLIIVNTCAVREKAKNKLYGHLGRYKEFKTKNPDLLICVGGCTAQNLKMQILDDFPFVDIVFGTHNISGLPSMIGKRLKDGEKICATPDEGFDYDLKKFKRTYSFKSYLPVSVGCNNFCSYCIVPFVRGREISINPELILENIEKLTGKGVVEITLVGQNVNSYGKDLENPVSFSELLKKISAVKGLKRIRFMTSHPKDFSDELIDTIAGRDNIMPHIHLPLQSGSDRILKLMNRDYTGNDFLGLTEEIRKRICNCAITTDIIVGFPGEEEKDFYDTLDLVKKIRFERAFTFIYSKREGTRAAEFDDNIPLKVKKEFFKELVDVQNKISLEKNQLKTGNEYEVLVEGKGPKNTFEGRLEDNTLVNFEHDEEGIAGEFINVRITGAKSFYLKGRKI